Proteins from a single region of Streptomyces sp. TN58:
- a CDS encoding SCO4848 family membrane protein produces the protein MKLSRAASWFLLAFGVWTWFIWVSFVRNLWKNGSGLAFDTAGDPTAYFWVHLTLAVTSFLLGTAVGVIGLRGVLALRRASRSGDSGGAA, from the coding sequence ATGAAACTCAGCCGTGCCGCTTCCTGGTTCCTGCTCGCCTTCGGAGTGTGGACCTGGTTCATCTGGGTGTCTTTCGTCCGGAACCTGTGGAAGAACGGCAGTGGCCTGGCCTTCGACACGGCGGGCGACCCCACTGCCTACTTCTGGGTCCACCTGACGCTCGCGGTGACGTCCTTTCTCCTGGGGACGGCAGTCGGTGTGATCGGGTTGCGCGGGGTCCTGGCCCTGCGACGTGCGTCACGCTCCGGCGACAGCGGCGGTGCGGCATGA
- a CDS encoding metallophosphoesterase, whose product MTALVFALVALAVCALLAGVHRWLWIRLVRDTTTPSGVPRRVGTALAIALPLLSVAALTAGRAGAPFWLQQTVSWPGYLWLAVLLYLTLTMLVAEPIRALLLRRLAHRDPSGAVAEPPAAPYAPSAGTPGSGTSASTAPSPAVSTATATEPSPSTGTGTGSETGAASGGGLSRRTFVARTVGGAAAAVALGTVGNGTYGVLRGPGVRRVQVPLAKLPRAAHGFRIAVVSDVHLGPVLGRAHAQRIVDTVNRTQPDLIAIVGDLVDGSVPDLGPAAEPLRGLTARHGSFFVTGNHEYFSGAEQWVEHVRELGLTPLENARRALPHFDLAGVNDVQGEREGSGPDFGAALGDRDRTRAAVLLAHQPVVIHDAVRHGVDLQLSGHTHGGQLWPGEYLADLANPTVAGLERYGDTQLYVSRGAGAWGPPVRVGAPSDITVVELASYQA is encoded by the coding sequence ATGACGGCCCTGGTCTTCGCCCTGGTCGCCCTGGCGGTCTGCGCCCTGCTCGCCGGGGTGCACCGCTGGCTGTGGATCCGGCTGGTCCGTGACACCACCACCCCCAGCGGCGTGCCCCGCCGCGTCGGCACCGCGTTGGCCATCGCCCTGCCGCTCCTCTCCGTGGCCGCCCTCACCGCGGGCCGCGCCGGGGCCCCCTTCTGGCTCCAGCAGACGGTGTCCTGGCCGGGGTACCTGTGGCTCGCGGTGCTCCTGTACCTGACCCTGACGATGCTGGTCGCGGAGCCGATCCGCGCGCTGTTGCTCCGCCGTCTGGCCCACCGCGACCCCTCCGGGGCGGTAGCGGAACCTCCGGCGGCGCCTTACGCCCCGTCGGCGGGCACCCCCGGATCCGGCACCTCCGCGTCCACGGCCCCGTCCCCGGCCGTGTCCACGGCTACGGCCACCGAGCCGTCGCCTTCCACCGGCACCGGCACCGGCTCCGAGACCGGCGCGGCGTCGGGCGGCGGGCTCAGCCGCCGCACCTTCGTCGCGCGGACGGTGGGCGGGGCGGCCGCCGCCGTAGCCCTCGGCACGGTCGGCAACGGCACGTACGGAGTGCTGCGCGGGCCGGGCGTGCGGCGCGTCCAGGTCCCGCTGGCCAAACTCCCGCGCGCGGCGCACGGCTTCCGGATCGCCGTCGTCAGCGACGTCCACCTCGGCCCGGTGCTCGGCCGCGCCCACGCCCAGCGCATCGTCGACACCGTCAACCGCACCCAGCCCGACCTCATCGCCATCGTCGGCGACCTCGTCGACGGCAGCGTCCCCGACCTCGGACCTGCGGCGGAGCCGCTGCGCGGGCTGACCGCCCGCCACGGCTCCTTCTTCGTCACCGGCAACCACGAGTACTTCTCCGGCGCCGAGCAGTGGGTCGAGCACGTCCGCGAGCTCGGCCTCACCCCGCTGGAGAACGCCCGGCGCGCCCTGCCGCACTTCGACCTCGCCGGCGTCAACGACGTCCAGGGGGAGCGGGAGGGCAGCGGCCCCGACTTCGGGGCCGCCCTCGGCGACCGTGACCGGACCCGGGCCGCCGTGCTCCTGGCACACCAGCCGGTGGTCATCCACGACGCCGTCCGGCACGGCGTCGACCTCCAGCTCTCCGGCCACACCCATGGCGGCCAGCTCTGGCCGGGGGAGTACCTCGCCGATCTCGCCAACCCCACCGTCGCGGGCCTGGAGCGCTACGGCGACACCCAGCTGTACGTCTCCCGCGGGGCGGGGGCCTGGGGTCCGCCGGTCCGCGTCGGCGCACCGTCCGACATCACCGTCGTCGAACTCGCCTCATACCAGGCCTGA
- a CDS encoding ABC transporter substrate-binding protein produces the protein MRSVRWKIIAAALVLGAAGVGTWQLLPEDGGDRGAIRVGTSDVVSSLDPAGAYDAGSWALFSNVYQSLLTIRPGSDAPVPDAASSCGFVGRELTAYRCELRPDVRFAGGRAITAEDVKHSFDRIKAINSEQGPAPLFNTLESVVAEGRTVTFNLSAGDATFPFKIATGAASIVDKDTYPAKSLREDGKVDGSGPYTLGAYQAGVSAELKPNASYKGQGKPARASVTVRYFKDSEQLDQAWNSRRIEVAHREMPPAVLAGLNPGMKDTRYQTSGGSEIRSIVFNVRPGSAAAPLAVRQAVAAVLDRAKVAGDVYRGTVTPLYSLVPAGIAGHSTPFFDAYPAPSAATAKKLLKDAGINGPVHLRLGVNVRGANTAEAEEIKRQLEATGLFQVTLKPVQEWKDFQKGYAAGEFDAYTIGWIADFPDADNFLAPLVGAGSSMNNGFSDKRIDELITRTQSHSERADAAAEFRDLQKAVAQQAPMVPIWQKKDYVMSRESVTGAQNLSDGTGVWRLRELGWL, from the coding sequence ATGCGGTCTGTCCGCTGGAAGATCATCGCGGCCGCGCTGGTGCTCGGCGCGGCCGGCGTCGGCACCTGGCAGCTGCTGCCGGAGGACGGCGGCGACCGCGGCGCCATCCGCGTCGGCACCAGCGACGTCGTGTCCTCCCTCGACCCCGCCGGGGCCTATGACGCGGGCTCCTGGGCCCTGTTCAGCAACGTCTACCAGTCGCTGCTGACCATCAGGCCCGGCTCCGACGCGCCCGTGCCGGACGCCGCCTCCTCCTGCGGCTTCGTCGGTCGGGAACTCACCGCCTACCGGTGCGAGCTGCGCCCCGACGTGAGGTTCGCCGGAGGGCGCGCGATCACCGCGGAGGACGTCAAGCACTCCTTCGACCGCATCAAGGCGATCAACTCCGAGCAGGGTCCGGCCCCGCTCTTCAACACCCTGGAGTCGGTCGTCGCCGAGGGCCGTACGGTCACCTTCAACCTGTCCGCCGGCGACGCCACCTTCCCCTTCAAGATCGCAACGGGTGCCGCCTCGATCGTCGACAAGGACACGTACCCGGCGAAGTCCCTGCGCGAGGACGGCAAGGTCGACGGCTCCGGACCGTACACGCTCGGCGCCTACCAGGCCGGTGTGAGCGCCGAACTCAAGCCCAACGCCTCGTACAAGGGCCAGGGCAAGCCCGCCCGCGCGTCCGTCACGGTCAGGTACTTCAAGGACTCCGAGCAGCTCGACCAGGCCTGGAACAGCCGCCGGATCGAGGTCGCCCACCGGGAGATGCCGCCCGCGGTGCTCGCCGGCCTCAACCCGGGCATGAAGGACACCCGGTACCAGACCTCCGGCGGCAGCGAGATCCGCTCGATCGTCTTCAACGTCCGCCCCGGCTCGGCCGCCGCCCCGCTCGCCGTCCGCCAGGCCGTCGCCGCCGTCCTGGACCGGGCCAAGGTCGCCGGCGACGTCTACCGGGGTACGGTCACCCCGCTGTACTCCCTGGTCCCGGCGGGCATCGCCGGCCACAGCACCCCGTTCTTCGACGCCTACCCGGCGCCCAGCGCGGCCACCGCCAAAAAGCTGTTGAAGGACGCCGGGATCAACGGCCCCGTGCACCTCCGGCTCGGCGTGAACGTACGGGGCGCGAACACGGCCGAGGCGGAGGAGATCAAGCGGCAGCTGGAGGCCACCGGCCTCTTCCAGGTGACCCTCAAGCCGGTGCAGGAGTGGAAGGACTTCCAGAAGGGTTACGCGGCGGGCGAGTTCGACGCCTACACGATCGGCTGGATCGCGGACTTCCCCGACGCCGACAACTTCCTCGCCCCGCTCGTCGGCGCGGGCTCCTCCATGAACAACGGCTTCTCGGACAAGCGCATCGACGAGCTGATCACCCGTACCCAGTCCCACTCGGAGCGCGCCGACGCGGCCGCCGAGTTCCGGGACCTGCAGAAGGCCGTGGCCCAGCAGGCCCCGATGGTGCCGATCTGGCAGAAGAAGGACTACGTGATGTCCCGTGAGTCCGTCACCGGTGCCCAGAACCTCTCCGACGGCACCGGTGTGTGGCGACTTCGGGAACTCGGCTGGCTCTAG
- a CDS encoding TetR family transcriptional regulator, with the protein MTDQKAPKSEQTRTLILETALRLFQERGFDKTTMRGIAKEAGVSVGNAYYYFESKEHLVQGFYDRISAAHQAAVRPILDNETDLQKRLAGVLTSWLDIGAPYHEFASQFFKNAADPESPLSPFSPESEPARQAAIDIHREVLAGAKTKVPAELADVLPELMWLSQMGLVLYWVFDRSPDSEKSRRLAERGAQLTTRGIVLARFRVLRPLVREVHELFADFLPGMAQTAAGRRKASDPHPSEETS; encoded by the coding sequence GTGACTGATCAGAAGGCTCCCAAGAGCGAGCAGACCCGCACGCTCATCCTCGAAACCGCCCTCCGGCTCTTCCAGGAGCGCGGCTTCGACAAGACGACCATGCGGGGCATCGCGAAGGAGGCGGGTGTCTCGGTCGGCAACGCCTACTACTACTTCGAGTCGAAGGAACACCTGGTCCAGGGGTTCTACGATCGGATCAGCGCCGCCCACCAGGCGGCTGTCCGGCCCATCCTGGACAACGAGACCGATCTGCAGAAGCGGCTCGCGGGCGTGCTGACCAGCTGGCTGGACATCGGCGCTCCGTACCACGAGTTCGCCTCGCAGTTCTTCAAGAACGCGGCCGACCCCGAAAGCCCCCTCAGCCCCTTCTCGCCGGAGTCGGAGCCGGCGCGCCAGGCGGCGATCGACATCCACCGCGAGGTGCTGGCGGGGGCGAAGACCAAGGTGCCGGCCGAACTGGCCGACGTACTGCCCGAGCTGATGTGGCTCTCGCAGATGGGCCTGGTCCTGTACTGGGTCTTCGACCGCTCCCCGGACAGCGAGAAGTCGCGGCGGCTCGCCGAGCGCGGCGCGCAGCTCACGACGCGGGGCATCGTGCTGGCCCGCTTCCGTGTGCTGCGGCCGCTGGTGCGCGAGGTCCACGAGCTGTTCGCGGACTTCCTGCCGGGCATGGCCCAGACGGCGGCGGGCCGGCGCAAGGCGTCGGACCCCCACCCGTCCGAGGAGACGTCTTGA
- a CDS encoding thiol-disulfide oxidoreductase DCC family protein, producing the protein MAATGAVRHLTVLYDADCPLCVHIRHWLLAQPLLLPITLVPAASWEARRRFPRLDHAATLREITVVGNSGQVWTGTDAFIVCLWALAEHRTKADWLATPAGRPFARAAMFTASAWRQAVRSEGQPGAVEEQPGAVEGPGCDDQCAVPR; encoded by the coding sequence ATGGCAGCCACCGGAGCCGTACGCCACCTGACCGTCCTCTACGACGCCGACTGCCCGCTCTGCGTGCACATCCGGCACTGGCTGCTGGCGCAGCCGCTGCTCCTCCCGATCACCCTGGTCCCCGCCGCGTCCTGGGAGGCGCGGCGGCGGTTCCCCCGCCTCGACCACGCCGCGACGCTCCGGGAGATCACCGTCGTGGGGAACTCCGGGCAGGTGTGGACGGGGACCGACGCCTTCATCGTGTGCCTGTGGGCACTGGCCGAACACCGGACGAAGGCCGACTGGCTGGCGACCCCCGCCGGCCGCCCGTTCGCCCGGGCCGCCATGTTCACGGCCTCCGCCTGGCGGCAGGCCGTGCGCTCCGAGGGGCAGCCGGGGGCCGTCGAGGAGCAGCCCGGGGCCGTCGAGGGACCGGGCTGTGACGACCAGTGCGCCGTCCCCCGATAG
- a CDS encoding succinate dehydrogenase iron-sulfur subunit: MATPTLDKMEEAAAASPYITVTFRIRRFNPEISDEAQWQDFQIEIDPKERVLDGLHKIKWDLDGTLTFRRSCAHGICGSDAMRINGKNRLACKTLIKDINPEKPITVEAIKGLTVMKDLVVDMEPFFQAYRDVMPFLVTTGNEPTRERLQSAEDRERFDDTTKCILCAACTSSCPVFWNDGQYFGPAAIVNAHRFIFDSRDEAGEQRLEILNDKDGVWRCRTTFNCTDACPRGIEVTKAIQEVKRALITRRF; this comes from the coding sequence ATGGCTACCCCCACCCTGGACAAGATGGAAGAGGCGGCCGCGGCCTCCCCGTACATCACGGTCACCTTCCGGATCCGCCGCTTCAACCCCGAGATCTCGGACGAGGCGCAGTGGCAGGACTTCCAGATCGAGATCGACCCGAAGGAGCGCGTGCTCGACGGTCTCCACAAGATCAAGTGGGACCTGGACGGCACACTGACCTTCCGCCGCTCGTGCGCGCACGGCATCTGCGGCTCGGACGCGATGCGGATCAACGGCAAGAACAGGCTCGCCTGCAAGACGCTGATCAAGGACATCAACCCCGAGAAGCCGATCACCGTGGAGGCCATCAAGGGCCTGACGGTGATGAAGGACCTCGTGGTCGACATGGAGCCCTTCTTCCAGGCGTACCGGGACGTCATGCCGTTCCTGGTCACCACGGGCAACGAGCCGACGCGCGAGCGCCTGCAGTCCGCCGAGGACCGCGAGCGCTTCGACGACACCACCAAGTGCATCCTGTGCGCCGCGTGCACGTCCTCGTGCCCGGTGTTCTGGAACGACGGCCAGTACTTCGGCCCGGCGGCGATCGTCAACGCGCACCGCTTCATCTTCGACTCGCGTGACGAGGCCGGCGAGCAGCGGCTGGAGATCCTGAACGACAAGGACGGCGTGTGGCGCTGCCGCACGACCTTCAACTGCACCGACGCGTGCCCGCGCGGCATCGAGGTCACCAAGGCGATCCAGGAAGTCAAGCGTGCGCTGATCACGCGCCGCTTCTGA
- the sdhA gene encoding succinate dehydrogenase flavoprotein subunit — MKIHKYDTVIVGAGGAGMRAAIESTKRSRTAVLTKLYPTRSHTGAAQGGMAAALANVEEDNWEWHTFDTVKGGDYLVDQDAAEILAKEAIDAVLDLEKMGLPFNRTPDGTIDQRRFGGHSRNHGEAPVRRSCYAADRTGHMILQTLYQNCVKEGVEFFNEFYVLDQLLVEEDGVKKSAGVVAYELATGEIHVFQAKAVIYASGGTGKFFKVTSNAHTLTGDGQAACYRRGLPLEDMEFFQFHPTGIWRMGILLTEGARGEGGILRNKDGERFMEKYAPVMKDLASRDVVSRSIYTEIREGRGCGPAGDHVYLDLTHLPPEQLDAKLPDITEFARTYLGIEPYTDPIPIQPTAHYAMGGIPTNVEGEVLADNTTVVPGLYAAGEVACVSVHGANRLGTNSLLDINVFGKRSGIAAAKYSQENDFVELPENPAQQVADLVEHLRNSTGKERVADLRLELQETMDANVMVFRTEQTIKTAVEKIAELRERYKNVSVQDKGKRFNTDLLEAIELGNLLDLAEVMAVSALARKESRGGHYREDYPNRDDVNFMRHTMAYREVGADGSDSVRLDYKPVVTTRYQPMERKY, encoded by the coding sequence ATGAAGATCCACAAGTACGACACCGTCATCGTCGGCGCAGGTGGCGCCGGCATGCGCGCCGCCATCGAGTCGACGAAGCGCAGCCGCACCGCGGTGCTGACGAAGCTCTACCCCACCCGCTCCCACACGGGCGCCGCGCAGGGCGGCATGGCCGCCGCGCTGGCGAACGTGGAGGAGGACAACTGGGAGTGGCACACCTTCGACACGGTCAAGGGCGGTGACTACCTGGTCGACCAGGACGCCGCCGAGATCCTGGCGAAGGAGGCCATCGACGCGGTCCTCGACCTGGAGAAGATGGGCCTGCCGTTCAACCGCACCCCGGACGGCACCATCGACCAGCGCCGCTTCGGCGGCCACTCCCGCAACCACGGCGAGGCGCCGGTCCGCCGGTCCTGCTACGCCGCGGACCGCACCGGTCACATGATCCTCCAGACGCTGTACCAGAACTGCGTCAAGGAGGGCGTGGAGTTCTTCAACGAGTTCTACGTCCTGGACCAGCTCCTGGTCGAGGAGGACGGCGTCAAGAAGTCGGCCGGTGTGGTCGCGTACGAACTCGCCACCGGCGAGATCCACGTGTTCCAGGCCAAGGCCGTCATCTACGCCTCCGGCGGCACCGGCAAGTTCTTCAAGGTGACCTCCAACGCGCACACCCTCACGGGTGACGGCCAGGCGGCCTGCTACCGCCGCGGCCTGCCGCTGGAGGACATGGAGTTCTTCCAGTTCCACCCGACGGGCATCTGGCGCATGGGCATCCTGCTGACGGAGGGCGCCCGCGGTGAGGGCGGCATCCTGCGCAACAAGGACGGCGAGCGCTTCATGGAGAAGTACGCGCCGGTCATGAAGGACCTCGCGTCCCGTGACGTCGTCTCGCGCTCCATCTACACGGAGATCCGTGAGGGCCGCGGCTGCGGTCCCGCCGGTGACCACGTGTACCTGGACCTCACGCACCTGCCGCCGGAGCAGCTCGACGCGAAGCTCCCGGACATCACCGAGTTCGCGCGCACCTACCTGGGCATCGAGCCGTACACGGACCCGATCCCGATCCAGCCCACCGCGCACTACGCCATGGGCGGCATCCCGACCAACGTCGAGGGTGAGGTCCTGGCGGACAACACCACCGTCGTCCCGGGCCTGTACGCGGCCGGCGAGGTCGCCTGCGTGTCGGTGCACGGCGCGAACCGCCTGGGCACCAACTCGCTGCTGGACATCAACGTCTTCGGCAAGCGCTCCGGCATCGCCGCGGCGAAGTACTCGCAGGAGAACGACTTCGTCGAGCTCCCCGAGAACCCGGCGCAGCAGGTGGCCGACCTCGTCGAGCACCTGCGCAACTCCACGGGCAAGGAGCGGGTCGCCGACCTGCGCCTGGAGCTCCAGGAGACGATGGACGCGAACGTGATGGTGTTCCGCACGGAGCAGACCATCAAGACCGCGGTCGAGAAGATCGCGGAGCTGCGCGAGCGCTACAAGAACGTGTCCGTCCAGGACAAGGGCAAGCGCTTCAACACGGACCTGCTGGAGGCCATCGAGCTGGGCAACCTGCTCGACCTGGCCGAGGTCATGGCCGTGTCCGCCCTGGCGCGCAAGGAGTCCCGCGGCGGCCACTACCGCGAGGACTACCCCAACCGCGACGACGTCAACTTCATGCGCCACACCATGGCGTACCGCGAGGTCGGAGCCGACGGCTCGGACTCGGTCCGGCTCGACTACAAGCCGGTCGTCACGACCCGCTACCAGCCGATGGAGCGTAAGTACTGA
- a CDS encoding succinate dehydrogenase hydrophobic membrane anchor subunit codes for MSSDTSSAKAIGDVEGVSLYDVDNPAPYIEAPRKRTGKTPRSTRGNFEMAAWLFMRLSGIVLVVLVIGHLLIQLVLDGGVSKIGFAFVAGRWASPFWQVWDLLMLWLAMLHGANGLRTVINDYAERANTRLWLKGLLYTATVFTILLGTLVIFTFDPNIR; via the coding sequence ATGTCTTCTGACACTTCTTCCGCCAAGGCCATCGGCGACGTGGAGGGCGTTTCCCTCTACGACGTCGACAACCCCGCGCCCTACATCGAGGCGCCGCGCAAGCGCACGGGCAAGACGCCCCGCTCGACCCGCGGCAACTTCGAGATGGCCGCGTGGCTCTTCATGCGCCTCTCGGGCATCGTGCTCGTCGTCCTCGTCATCGGCCACCTGCTGATCCAGCTGGTGCTCGACGGCGGCGTCTCCAAGATCGGCTTCGCCTTCGTGGCCGGCCGCTGGGCGTCCCCGTTCTGGCAGGTCTGGGACCTGCTGATGCTGTGGCTGGCGATGCTGCACGGCGCCAACGGCCTGCGTACCGTCATCAACGACTACGCGGAGCGTGCCAACACGCGGCTGTGGCTGAAGGGCCTGCTCTACACCGCCACGGTGTTCACCATCCTTCTGGGCACGCTGGTGATCTTCACCTTCGACCCGAACATCCGCTAG
- the sdhC gene encoding succinate dehydrogenase, cytochrome b556 subunit produces the protein MPAGTLYRGREGMWSWVAHRVTGVLIFFFLFVHVLDTALVRVSPEAYDDVVATYKTPIVALLEYGLVAAILFHALNGLRVIAVDFWSKGPRHQKTMLWWVVGIWVVLMVGALYPVLGHAYLELFGK, from the coding sequence GTGCCGGCTGGAACGTTGTACCGCGGCCGGGAAGGAATGTGGTCCTGGGTGGCTCATCGAGTCACCGGCGTCCTCATCTTCTTCTTCCTGTTCGTACACGTCCTCGACACCGCTCTCGTCCGCGTCTCCCCCGAGGCGTACGACGATGTCGTGGCTACCTACAAGACTCCGATCGTCGCGCTGCTGGAGTACGGCCTCGTCGCCGCCATCCTGTTCCACGCGCTCAACGGTCTCCGTGTCATCGCCGTGGACTTCTGGTCCAAGGGCCCGCGCCACCAGAAGACGATGCTCTGGTGGGTCGTGGGCATCTGGGTCGTGCTGATGGTCGGGGCCCTGTACCCCGTACTGGGCCACGCCTACCTCGAACTGTTCGGGAAGTGA
- a CDS encoding 2-oxo-4-hydroxy-4-carboxy-5-ureidoimidazoline decarboxylase produces the protein MSSHLPAQARGGSDSGPEPGLTRFNTLSAEAARAVLLHCCGSRRWAHRMAAHRPYPDAGALLAAADEASYDLSQADLSEALAAEHSAELDHGAPYAALLALDAAHAEYERKFGHAFVICLDGHPPEEQADQLLGAIRRRMGHEVDEERALSADELRRVAQSRLLELTRRLTCPDGASVAEIGLFAPVG, from the coding sequence CTGTCCAGCCACCTTCCGGCACAGGCCCGCGGCGGCTCCGACTCCGGACCAGAGCCCGGGCTGACGCGGTTCAACACCCTGTCCGCCGAGGCCGCCCGGGCGGTGCTGCTGCACTGCTGCGGCAGCCGCCGCTGGGCGCACCGGATGGCGGCGCACCGCCCCTACCCGGACGCGGGCGCCCTGCTCGCCGCCGCGGACGAGGCCTCGTACGACCTCTCGCAGGCCGATCTGAGCGAGGCGCTGGCCGCGGAGCACTCGGCCGAGCTGGACCACGGGGCGCCCTACGCCGCGCTGCTGGCCCTCGACGCCGCCCACGCGGAGTACGAACGGAAGTTCGGGCACGCTTTCGTGATCTGCCTGGACGGGCACCCGCCGGAGGAGCAGGCCGACCAGCTGCTCGGGGCGATCCGCCGGCGGATGGGACACGAGGTGGACGAGGAGCGGGCGCTCTCCGCGGACGAGCTGCGGCGTGTCGCGCAGTCCCGGCTGCTGGAACTGACGCGTCGGCTGACCTGCCCCGACGGGGCATCTGTGGCTGAAATCGGGCTATTCGCCCCTGTGGGATAG
- a CDS encoding RNA polymerase sigma factor, with amino-acid sequence MLGDDAELTAAVLAAQGGDENAFRAVYRAVHPRLLGYVRTLVGDGDAEDVTSEAWLQIARDLDSFTGDADRFRGWAARIARNRALDHIRMRGRRPAIGGDDTELTGWAAECDTAGAAMESLDTGRTMALIAQLPQDQAEAVVLRVVVGLDAKSAAETLGKRPGAVRTAAHRGLKKLAELLAAQGADSGFEAGPGTGAKAGVTVGHNADGHAWDGGGGRDLDAVPAQRGRGGSYAEQTGVTHSRWRTQKDM; translated from the coding sequence TTGCTGGGGGACGACGCGGAGCTGACCGCCGCCGTGCTCGCGGCACAGGGCGGCGACGAGAACGCGTTCCGTGCTGTGTACCGCGCCGTGCATCCACGCCTGCTCGGTTACGTACGCACGCTCGTCGGAGACGGCGACGCCGAGGACGTGACCTCCGAGGCCTGGCTGCAGATAGCCCGCGACCTCGACTCCTTCACCGGCGACGCCGACCGCTTCCGCGGCTGGGCCGCCCGGATCGCCCGCAACCGGGCACTGGACCACATACGCATGCGCGGCCGCCGGCCCGCCATCGGCGGCGACGACACCGAGCTGACGGGCTGGGCCGCCGAGTGCGACACCGCCGGCGCGGCGATGGAGTCCCTCGACACCGGGCGCACCATGGCGCTCATCGCCCAGCTGCCCCAGGACCAGGCCGAGGCGGTCGTCCTGAGGGTGGTGGTCGGCCTCGACGCCAAGAGCGCGGCCGAGACCCTGGGCAAGCGGCCCGGCGCCGTACGCACCGCCGCGCACCGCGGGCTGAAGAAGCTCGCGGAACTGCTCGCCGCGCAGGGCGCGGACAGCGGATTCGAGGCCGGACCGGGCACCGGCGCCAAGGCCGGCGTCACGGTCGGCCATAATGCCGATGGCCATGCGTGGGACGGCGGGGGCGGGAGGGATCTCGACGCCGTACCCGCCCAGCGTGGCCGGGGCGGCAGCTACGCGGAACAAACCGGTGTGACGCATTCACGTTGGCGGACGCAGAAGGACATGTGA
- a CDS encoding L,D-transpeptidase family protein: MQRQRVIIRTIGVATAVALAATACGPQKTESAGSSSAAPSSPTAGATPEASPSTDDKAASPSASASASASASASPSASPSPSVKQIMANGDESEQVRELQARLKQLKLMTVAPTGFYGSKTTAAVKSFQSKNGLDATGGVDEKTWKKIQSASKKPTADELRPPTTIEVAAPDPRCMTGRVMCISKESRTLAWMIDGKVVSTMDVRFGSENTPTREGVFNVGWKAKDWTSTIYHTPMPYAMFFSGGQAVHYSADFAARGYNGASHGCVNVRDKGKLSKLFDEVKVGDKVVVYW, from the coding sequence ATGCAGCGCCAGAGAGTCATAATCCGCACGATCGGGGTCGCCACCGCCGTCGCGCTCGCCGCGACCGCCTGCGGTCCGCAGAAGACGGAGTCGGCCGGCTCCTCCTCCGCGGCACCGTCATCGCCCACGGCGGGCGCCACCCCCGAAGCCTCCCCGAGCACCGACGACAAGGCCGCCTCCCCGTCGGCCTCCGCCTCGGCCTCCGCCTCCGCCTCCGCCTCCCCGTCGGCCTCGCCTTCGCCCTCGGTGAAGCAGATCATGGCCAACGGCGACGAGAGCGAGCAGGTCCGCGAGCTCCAGGCCCGTCTGAAGCAGCTCAAGCTGATGACCGTGGCACCGACCGGCTTCTACGGCTCGAAGACCACGGCCGCGGTGAAGTCCTTCCAGTCGAAGAACGGCCTGGACGCGACCGGCGGCGTCGACGAGAAGACCTGGAAGAAGATCCAGAGCGCCAGCAAGAAGCCCACCGCCGACGAGCTGCGCCCGCCGACCACCATCGAGGTCGCCGCGCCGGACCCGCGCTGTATGACGGGCCGCGTCATGTGCATCAGCAAGGAGAGCCGCACCCTCGCCTGGATGATCGACGGCAAGGTCGTCTCGACGATGGACGTGCGCTTCGGCTCGGAGAACACCCCGACCCGCGAGGGCGTGTTCAACGTGGGCTGGAAGGCCAAGGACTGGACGTCGACGATCTACCACACGCCGATGCCGTACGCGATGTTCTTCAGCGGCGGCCAGGCCGTGCACTACTCCGCGGACTTCGCCGCCCGCGGCTACAACGGCGCCTCGCACGGCTGCGTGAACGTCCGCGACAAGGGCAAGCTGTCGAAGCTCTTCGACGAAGTGAAGGTCGGCGACAAGGTCGTCGTCTACTGGTGA